One stretch of Sander lucioperca isolate FBNREF2018 chromosome 13, SLUC_FBN_1.2, whole genome shotgun sequence DNA includes these proteins:
- the LOC116055031 gene encoding schwannomin-interacting protein 1-like isoform X2, giving the protein MEERRGGGWRDVWEEEEEEDFRKCRIAVVTSRFHNHRNLQLCFINNSDSEDEEEGSNKNKKVSMGTGRNGCHAAGLKQEVATALRTLRDKLLAEQRESERLAGSCVAERKHLERWELLERSLQQLSSLRASLQQEVHALSSELVTHLLVRDQLRTKQDAMLLDVQDLT; this is encoded by the exons aTGGAGGAGAGACGGGGGGGAGGCTGGAGAGACGtctgggaggaagaggaggaggaagacttCAGGAAGTGTCGAATCGCTGTCGTCACGTCACG ATTTCACAACCACCGAAACCTGCAGCTGTGCTTCATCAACAACAGCGACAGCGAAGACGAGGAGGAaggaagcaacaaaaacaagaag GTTTCCATGGGAACGGGGCGCAACGGTTGCCATGCCGCCGGgctaaaacaggaagtggccaCCGCTCTGAGGACGCTGAGAGACAAACTGCTGGCTGAGCAGAGGGAGAGTGag CGTCTGGCCGGCAGCTGTGTGGCGGAGCGGAAACATCTGGAGCGCTGGGAGCTGCTGGAGAGATCACTGCAGCAGCTCAGCAGCCTGAGAGCATCACTTCAACAGGAAGTACacg CTCTGAGCTCCGAGCTGGTGACCCACCTGTTGGTCCGAGACCAGCTGAGGACAAAACAGGACGCCATGCTGCTGGACGTCCAGGACCTGACCTAA
- the LOC116055031 gene encoding schwannomin-interacting protein 1-like isoform X1, with product MEERRGGGWRDVWEEEEEEDFRKCRIAVVTSRFHNHRNLQLCFINNSDSEDEEEGSNKNKKVSMGTGRNGCHAAGLKQEVATALRTLRDKLLAEQRESELQRLAGSCVAERKHLERWELLERSLQQLSSLRASLQQEVHALSSELVTHLLVRDQLRTKQDAMLLDVQDLT from the exons aTGGAGGAGAGACGGGGGGGAGGCTGGAGAGACGtctgggaggaagaggaggaggaagacttCAGGAAGTGTCGAATCGCTGTCGTCACGTCACG ATTTCACAACCACCGAAACCTGCAGCTGTGCTTCATCAACAACAGCGACAGCGAAGACGAGGAGGAaggaagcaacaaaaacaagaag GTTTCCATGGGAACGGGGCGCAACGGTTGCCATGCCGCCGGgctaaaacaggaagtggccaCCGCTCTGAGGACGCTGAGAGACAAACTGCTGGCTGAGCAGAGGGAGAGTGag TTGCAGCGTCTGGCCGGCAGCTGTGTGGCGGAGCGGAAACATCTGGAGCGCTGGGAGCTGCTGGAGAGATCACTGCAGCAGCTCAGCAGCCTGAGAGCATCACTTCAACAGGAAGTACacg CTCTGAGCTCCGAGCTGGTGACCCACCTGTTGGTCCGAGACCAGCTGAGGACAAAACAGGACGCCATGCTGCTGGACGTCCAGGACCTGACCTAA